The Nostoc sp. 'Lobaria pulmonaria (5183) cyanobiont' DNA window CTTCTTTTTGGTGATTGGGACAAAAACTTGTGGCTACTTCTTGCAAAACGCGATGGGGGTGATGATTTTTGCTGAACCCCGCTATGCAATGGCAGAGTTGGAAGAGGGCGATATTTCAGCACAACTGAATGATTATGAAGAGTTAAAGCGGTTGTGCTTGCAAATTAAACGCGATCGCAATCCTAGTGTAATTGTCTGGATTGGCACTTGCACCACCGAAATTATCAAAACAGATTTGGAAGGTTTAGCGCCGAAGCTAGAATCCGAAATCGGTATTCCCATCGTTGTAGCGCGTGCAAATGGTCTAGATTACGCCTTCACCCAAGGGGAAGATACCGTATTAGCTGCTATGGCTAACCGTTGCCCTGATAAGGCTCCTGTGGCGGAAACAGAGAAGAATGAACGCAATGCGATCGCTAAATTGCTCAACTTTGGTAAAAAGAAAGAAGATGTCGCCCAAGATGAATCTGAGTACGTAGTTCACCCACCACTGGTTCTCTTTGGCTCGCTTCCCGACCCCGTAGTTACTCAGTTAACCTTGGAACTGAAGAGACAAGGCATCAAAGTTTCCGGCTGGCTACCCGCGAAGCGCTTCACTGAACTGCCAGTACTAGAAGAAGGGTATTATGTCGCTGGTGTCAACCCCTTCCTCAGCCGCACAGCTACCACCTTAATGCGCCGCCGTAAGTGTAAACTGATTGGCGCACCGTTCCCCATTGGCCCCGATGGCACTCGCGCTTGGATTGAGAAAATCTGCTCGGTGTTTGGTATTACTCCCAAGGGTTTGGATGAACGGGAAGCACAAATTTGGGCAGGTTTGGAAGATTATGTGAAACTGATTCGCGGTAAATCTGTATTCTTCATGGGTGATAACTTGCTGGAAGTTTCCCAAGCAAGATTCTTAATCCGTTGTGGGATGACAGTTCACGAAATCGGCATTCCCTACATGGATAAGCGCTATCAAGCTGCTGAGTTGGCACTGTTGGAGAAAACTTGCCAGGAAATGAATTCACCCCTGCCAAGGATTGTGGAAAAGCCGGATAATTACAATCAACTTCAGCGGATTTATGCGTTGAAACCAGATTTGGTAATTACTGGTATGGCTCACGCTAATCCGTTGGAAGCACGCGGTATTAATACTAAGTGGTCGGTGGAGTTCACTTTTGCTCAAATTCACGGCTTTACGAATGCGCGTGACATGTTAGAGTTGGTGACTCGTCCGTTGCGTCGGAATAATAATTTGAAAGATTTGGGTTGGGATAAGTTGGTGAGAGAAGAAGCGAAGATTTAGATTTGGGTTTGGATTGAGCAACAGCAAAATAGTATGTTAGGGCGAACTTTTGGGTTCGCCTTTTTTTTACGAACCGCAGAGGCGCAGAGAACACAGAGGAAGAGAGAGAGAACTTAATTCATATCAAATCCGTTTTATCGGAATTATTCCTCTTTCCTCTCCCTCTGCGCTCTCAGCGTCTCTGCGGTTTTTTAATCATTTAGATGCTACCGGATTGGATATCAGATGGAAGGCTGTAACTCTAAAGGTTTGGATGGAATGATATACATTAATTCTGCACCGTCTGGTTTAATTTCTGTTGACGGAGTTAATTTAAGCCAGTCATGAAAGCTGATTCCTAATTGGGATATTGCTTGTACTTCTGTTTGG harbors:
- a CDS encoding ferredoxin:protochlorophyllide reductase (ATP-dependent) subunit N, producing MTVAQQPEALSFECETGNYHTFCPISCVAWLYQKIEDSFFLVIGTKTCGYFLQNAMGVMIFAEPRYAMAELEEGDISAQLNDYEELKRLCLQIKRDRNPSVIVWIGTCTTEIIKTDLEGLAPKLESEIGIPIVVARANGLDYAFTQGEDTVLAAMANRCPDKAPVAETEKNERNAIAKLLNFGKKKEDVAQDESEYVVHPPLVLFGSLPDPVVTQLTLELKRQGIKVSGWLPAKRFTELPVLEEGYYVAGVNPFLSRTATTLMRRRKCKLIGAPFPIGPDGTRAWIEKICSVFGITPKGLDEREAQIWAGLEDYVKLIRGKSVFFMGDNLLEVSQARFLIRCGMTVHEIGIPYMDKRYQAAELALLEKTCQEMNSPLPRIVEKPDNYNQLQRIYALKPDLVITGMAHANPLEARGINTKWSVEFTFAQIHGFTNARDMLELVTRPLRRNNNLKDLGWDKLVREEAKI